A genomic stretch from Diachasmimorpha longicaudata isolate KC_UGA_2023 chromosome 2, iyDiaLong2, whole genome shotgun sequence includes:
- the LOC135172836 gene encoding uncharacterized protein LOC135172836, whose protein sequence is MEITKFDTESSLAVVPRFLRLIQFLTTLLIFSLAIYLTVMSRRYLTDVACILLICLSSSHLFFQGLDIMNHFFGDGVPESPMYIFSLIGMILFAIAGISLIHYVTSYISFWAILMTMILCFIISFLYTIEIIAVLFYWRRKYSAWKKCHPVMMEPMTKTSFTKTCEFPSPNANICKCEITTSVSGQDFLDPTVDITETHGMRKINYARRRQYVDSPCSVPALTIQAVGEVQTDNRLTSLGEAQTANAQMKETIIQTATQDNRQKFKTPQQCFATDTCLCSRILYPQYQIPCSKICPASIVILPGTLRGSCCESCNCSDHLEKSSQQLHQINRIPDNIYEPCQHSALQCNTTSIIVDSNVDRMSGDQEPNAKGSIYGFDMAAKQQEYTNDTSKKTLSSIEKLPFTIFDGNSQEGNKRIISTNTQKIWKIDEQKMCGNKDPDTEKSNGTSSLILKKISEKRYEENEEDYSPLKCLITTTGLKHDPLRMMKTDTESTKTIKIEDQHALIEKKNMNQTQKDLSHSQEFLEKRGNEMNNRNIRVSRTLDKKMKKSKSKTLSSSSSSSSSVVTLSSVVEKKWHNGEDYRKSMIILKHHVDEEINEKLSLDNEREISFRRNSNLLSSDQVKQMSKRVKPLYRQRIISNNGNSIENDDNLRVIEKSDTIARIRSPLLQAPMNSKSKEHSPCTSRTNGPVSMTGSSAGSRHSANNADLSSSRSHIYVEQGGSNETIINKGDTRNAPQYVTDGEVHTIQHAPLIKQSQENIPICYSYTIHPMDWHGEQQLKKFNNSKSQTNSSSASNEVRAADMNIDGLTEMEYELHLSRKKQKNHQISGRALPSELSVVMESLNETNEIVCLHPGRHRTDSSVISCTTNCEDEISQIYGEHVRVDERYRHRKPIEKSGQYGRQMNLQIVCGWDCSHACIHPRLYCPRPDQNNGLHDFRRDEYLYRKHKRASKRNHKMLNICYLL, encoded by the exons atggaaataacaaaatttgatACAGAATCCAGTCTTGCAGTTGTGCCACGATTCTTGCGATTAATCCAATTC CTAACAACGTTATTGATATTTTCACTGGCCATCTACTTGACAGTCATGTCGAGGAGATATTTAACAGATGTAGCATGCATTTTGCTCATCTGCCTTTCTTCCTcgcatttatttttccaaggtTTGGATATTATGAATCACTTTTTCGGAGATGGTGTTCCAGAATCACCG ATGTACATTTTCAGCCTCATCGGAATGATTCTTTTTGCGATTGCTGGAATTTCGTTAATTCACTATGTGACTTCGTATATATCATTTTGGGCTATTTTAATGACAATGATATTGTGCTTCATTATTAGTTTTCTGTATACAATAGAAATTATTGCAGTTCTTTT ttACTGGAGAAGGAAATACTCGGCCTGGAAAAAATGTCATCCAGTGATGATGGAACCAATGACAAAAACATCATTTACGAAGACTTGCGAGTTTCCTTCACCAAATGCTAAC ATTTGCAAATGTGAAATAACAACGAGTGTAAGTGGACAAGATTTTCTGGATCCAACTGTGGATATAACGGAAACACatggaatgagaaaaataaattatgccCGAAGACGACAGTACGTTGATTCTCCTTGCAGTGTACCAGCACTTACCATTCAGGCAGTGGGTGAGGTTCAAACTGACAATCGATTAACAAGTTTAGGAGAAGCGCAA ACCGCCAATGCCCAAATGAAAGAAACCATCATACAAACGGCTACACaag ATAATCGTCAAAAATTCAAGACTCCACAACAGTGTTTTGCAACTGATACTTGTCTGTGTTCGAGAATATTATACCCCCAATACCAAATACCATGTTCAAAAATCTGTCCTGCATCAATTGTAATACTACCAGGGACGTTGCGTGGATCATGTTGCGAATC GTGTAATTGCAGTGATCACCTTGAAAAATCTTCTCAACAACTGCATCAGATTAATCGAATCCCCGATAATATTTATGAGCCATGTCAGCATTCTGCTTTACAATGCAATACAACTTCAATAATTGTAGACTCAAATGTGGATAGGATGTCTGGTGATCAAGAACCTAATGCAAAGG GTTCCATATACGGTTTTGATATGGCCGCAAAGCAACAAGAGTATACTAATGATACCTCGAAAAAAACTTTATCATCAATTGAAAAGTTGCCATTCACGATTTTCGATGGCAATAGTCAAGAGGGCAATAAA AGAATTATATCCACGAATACTCAAAAGATTTGGAAGATAGATGAACAGAAAATGTGTGGGAATAAAGATCCAG atactgaaaaatcgaatggaacgAGTAGCctgatattgaaaaaaatatcggagAAGAGGTATGAAGAGAATGAAGAAGATTATTCACCTTTGAAATGCCTCATTACAACGACTGGACTAAAACATGATCCATTAAGAATGATGAAGACTGATACCGAAAGTaccaaaacaataaaaattgaagaccAGCATGCattgatagagaaaaaaaatatgaaccaGACTCAGAAAGATTTATCACATTCTcaagaatttttggaaaagagAGGAAACGAAATGAACAATAGAAATATTCGAGTTTCACGTActttggataaaaaaatgaaaaagagcaAGAGCAAAAcgttatcatcatcatcatcatcatcttcGTCTGTAGTCACTCTCTCCAGtgttgtagaaaaaaaatggcacaaTGGAGAAGATTATAGAAAATCAATGATAATATTAAAACATCATGTTGatgaagaaattaatgaaaaattatcactaGATAATGAAAGAGAAATATCCTTTCGGCGTAATTCTAATCTATTATCAAGCGACCAAGTTAAGCAAATGTCTAAAAGAGTTAAACCTCTATATCGGCAACGTATAATCAGTAACAATGGAAATAGTATTGAAAACGATGATAATTTGAGagttattgaaaaatctgATACAATTGCTAGAATTCGGTCTCCACTATTACAAGCACCGATGAATTCAAAATCGAAAGAGCATTCACCCTGCACTAGTAGGACTAATGGACCTGTTAGTATGACAGGAAGCTCGGCAGGTTCTAGACATTCAGCTAATAATGCAGATTTATCATCGTCAAGAAGTCACATCTATGTAGAACAAGGAGGTTCGAATGAAACAATTATTAACAAAGGCGACACAAGAAATGCTCCACAATATGTAACAGACGGCGAAGTGCACACAATACAACATGCACCACTCATAAAACAAAGTCAagaaaatattccaatatGTTATTCCTATACAATACACCCAATGGACTGGCATGGTGAgcagcaattaaaaaaatttaataattctaaAAGTCAAACAAATTCATCATCAGCAAGTAACGAAGTTCGAGCTGCTGACATGAACATCGACGGACTTACCGAGATGGAATATGAATTACACTTAAGCAGAAAAAAGCAGAAGAACCATCAAATATCTGGAAGAGCTCTCCCAAGCGAGCTATCTGTTGTGATGGAGAGTCTCAATGAGACGAATGAGAT cgtTTGTTTACATCCCGGTCGTCACCGAACAGATTCATCAGTTATAAGTTGCACTACCAATTGCGAAGACGAAATAAGTCAAATTTATGGTGAACACGTAAGAGTCGACGAGCGTTATCGTCACCGAAAACCGATAGAGAA GAGCGGACAATATGGCCGTCAAATGAATCTTCAAATTGTCTGTGGATGGGATTGTTCGCATGCATGCATTCACCCA CGCCTATATTGCCCAAGACCAGATCAGAACAATGGCTTACATGATTTCAGAAGAGACGAATACCTTTATAGAAAACATAAACGAGCAAGCAAACGAAACCATAAAATGCTTAATATCTGTTACCTATTATAA